The following nucleotide sequence is from Anguilla rostrata isolate EN2019 chromosome 3, ASM1855537v3, whole genome shotgun sequence.
actacAGCCAAAGCCATGACTAAATAAAACGTCATATTATCGTTATAAACCTTGTCTTGTGTAAAGTCAGTGAATTCCGAGAGCACTTCTGGGAAACTGTCCGCCACCGCCACGTTAACATTCACTGTTGCTGAGCGAGACGGCTGCCCGCTGTCTTCCACTACAACAGCAAGTTTCTGTTTCACAGCATCTTTATCCGTGACTTGGCGTAAGGTTcttatttctccattttgtaAACCCACTTCAAAGAGAGCCCTGTCTGTCGATTTCAGCAGTTTATATGAGAGCCATGCATTCTGTCCTGAGTCCACATCAACAGCGACCACTTTAGTGACAAGGTAGCCAACGTCTGCAGAGCGAGGTACCATTTCTGCCACAACAGAGACACCAGTCTGTACTGGGTAGAGGATCTGAGGCGCGTTGTCGTTTTGATCTTGGATAAATATCTTTACCGTTACATTACTCCTCAGCGGAGGAGAGCCTCCATCTTGCGCTTTTACGCGGAACTGGAAATCCTTAATCTGCTCGTAATCAAAAGAGCGCACTGCATGGATGACTCCACTGTCAGAGTTCACTGACACATATGAAGAAACTGACACGCCATTAATGGTCCCTTCCTCCAGTATATAAGAAACACGAGCATTCTGGTTCCAGTCAGCGTCTCTGGCTTTCACTGCACATATAGAAACACCCGGACTGTTGTTTTCTTTAACGAATGTTTCGTATGAACTCTTTTCAAAGACTGGAGCATTGTCATTCACATCTGATACTTGAATAGCGAGAGTGACGCTACTGGAAAGTGAAGGCACTCCCTCATCAGAGCAGGTTACACTGATGTTAAACTCAGAATTTGTCTCTCGGTCCAATACATTATCAGTAACCAAactgaaaaagttatttgttgTCGATTTAATTGCGATCGGAATATTTTCGTTAATATAGCATTTTACTTGGCCATTATTCCCAGAGTCTGGGtcttgaatatttaaaatggcaataaCTGTGCCGGGGTTGgaattttcagaaattaattttgattttgacATTATAGTAATTGCAGGCTTATTGTCATTCGTATCAATGACATCTACAAATATTTTACAGGAATCCGATAGACCTCCATAGTCTCTAGCTTGTATGTTGATTTGATAATGACTTCCTTTTTCATAATCAATATGTCCGATTAATTTTATTGTCCCAttataatgatttatttcaaaaaggTCACCCATGTCGTCTGCAACGTTAGATATTGCGTAACTTACGTTGCCATATAAGCCTTTATCTGCGTCAGACGCACTGACTGCCGTTATAACGGTGCCTCTAGGAGCATTCTCTGTAACTGTGGTCTTATAAATTTTTTGCGTAAAAACAGGAGCATTGTCATTTGCATCAAGCACTGTAATAAGTACACGCACAGTGCCTGACATCTGTGGATCTCCGCCATCCATTGCCATTAACAACAAGGACATCTCTTCTTGCTTTTCTCGGTCTAAAGCTTTTTGAAGAACCATTTCTACACTTTTGCTACCGTCTTGTTGATTATGCAGTTTTAAGATAAAATGATCAGTCGGCTTAAGCGAGTAGCTTTGAAGACCATTAACACCAACATCCGGATCCATTGCGGTCTCTAGCATGAATTTTGTTCCGGTCTGAGCAGACTCGCTGATCTCAAACCTAATTTCGCTCTTTTTAAAACTCGGTGCATTGTCGTTAATATCTGTGATCTCCACAGTGATGTGGTAGAATTCCATGGGATTTTCCagaattatttgtaaatgtaaagcGCAAGGGCTCGTCTTTCCACACAGCCCTTCACGATCTATTCTCTCTTTAACGAGGAGCGCTCCTCTTTCTTtatccagctctataaattCACTGCTGTCTCCACTATATATATGCGCATTACccatttttaatcttttcaCGTCTAACCCTAAATCCTGCACTATATTACCTACTAGCGACCCTTTCGCTATTTCCTCCGGGATAGTATAGCTAATCTGCCCACACACAAAACCGAGAGAAAGGACAGCGATAAACAGTCTTACTTGCCATGCCATTGTTCTGCCCGACATTTTCCTTGCCAATATGAGAGCACAAAGACAAAATCATCCGTCAGGTAAGAAGTGATATGTATGCAAAGTAAAATTATATCTGAAAAGACTCTAGCCTCTTGATCCAGCAATGATTAAAGACTATTAATCTCTGGACAGACCTTCGCGGATGGAGCGGATATTTTTCAATGACTGAGCTCGCTCTTTCTCTGTTTATAAGGGGAGGTCCTGCTGAAACTCTGCCCACAAACAGCACCACACCGATCAGCAGCGGCACTCTCAGTTTAAAAACTGAACTGCAAATGTCAGTTTCAAGTTTATCAAGCAAATATGTGGAATACATGTTTACAAAATGCTTTAGCCTGTATGTTTCTGACAAGACTGTGGTTCGTATTTTTTATACACTAGACGTGCTTCCTGCTCATCCTCCCGTATAGGTGTAcatgtgggatgtgtgtgtgtgtgtgtgctaataaTAATTGTTTCTTTATATTAACTGCTGTGATCATATTTTCTTCTGACTGATAAcgaaaaaagaagaacaaatgAACGTAATAATTCATCAAATGCTATAGGTCCcttctgctactactactagtagtagtactagtactATTACGagtactactactagtactattattattactaaacCAAATACTATTACTAGTACTACTAGTACaaagaacaataacaacaacaactacgactgctactactattactccTACTACGGAGTATTGCAAGAATCGGtaggaaaaatgaaacataaagcAACTGAACTGATTCATTCAACAGCATAAATCATTCAACTGCATTGGTGACCGTGGTGATGAGCCAGcgtgttcaaataaataattacaactCAGTGTGGGTTCTAATTCCTGAAAACTCACCTGATTCTCTGAAAGCTCATTCGCGCCTTTCTCTTCCATGTGCGGTAGGGTTTGAGTTCCACAGGCGTCCAGACTAATGATGCTCTGACTGCAAGGTCTGACAAACTTCATATCACTCTTTCTGGAGTCAGTCGTTCTGCACATCTCGTAATTATACACATGCTGTAGAGTTCCTGTACCATCGACGTCTGCATAAAGTGGTGGATAGTAGGGTATAACTGGAAGGTTTCCGTTCGATTTATAAAACAATCGTTCACGCCTCCACCTATAACACTTTACAGACAGTATGGCAATTATGGAGAcgatgaaaagaaatgaaactacAGCCAAGGCCAGGACTAAATAAAAAGTCAGATTATCATTATAAACCTTGTCTTGTGTAAAGTCCGTGAATTCCGAGAGCACTTCCGGGAAGCTGTCCGCCACCGCCACGTTAACGTTTACTGTGGCTGAGCGAGAAGGCTGTCCATTGTCCTCCACTACAACGATAAGTCTTTGTTTGACGGCATCTTTATCTGTGACCTGACGTAAAGTTCGTATTTCTCCATTCTGTACGCCTACTTCAAACAGCGCTCTGTCTGTCGGTTTTAGCAGTTTATATGATAACCAGGCATTCTGTCCAGAGTCCACATCAACAGCGACCACTTTAGTGACAAGATAACCAACATCAGCCGAACGAGGTACCATTTCAGCCACCAATGAAGCACCAGACGGTACTGGGTACAGAATCTGAGGAGCGTTATCGTTCTGGTCTTGGATAAATATCTTCACCGTCACATTACTGCTCAGTGGAGGAGAGCCTCCATCTTGCGCTTTTACGCGGAACTGGAAATCCTTAATCTGCTCGTAGTCAAAAGAGCGCACTGCATGGATGATTCCACTGTCAGAGTTTACGGACACATATGAGGAGACAGGTACGCCATTAACCACCCCTTCCTCCAGGATATAAGAAACACGAGCATTCTGGTTCCAATCCGCGTCTCTGGCTTTTACTGAAAATATGGAGAGGCCCGGgctgttattttctttaatgtaaACTTCGTATGAACTCTTTTCAAAGGCTGGCGCGTTGTCATTCACATCTGACACTTGCACGGTGACAGTGACGCTACTTGAGAGAGAAGGCACTCCTCCATCAGCGCAAGTAACACTGATATTAAATTCAGAGTTTGTCTCCCGGTCCAAAACATTCTCAGAAACTAAGCTGAAGACTTTAATTGATGTCGATTTTATTGTAAatggaatattttcatttataacgCAATCCACTTGTCCATTCGTACCAGAATCAGCGTCTTGGATGTTTATAATTGCAATAACCGTCCCTTCCTTGGAATCTTcggaaattaattttgattttgacATGATATTAATGATAGGCTTGTTATCATTTGTATCAATGACATCCACAATTACTTTACAAGAATCTGAATGGCCTCCCTGATCTCTGGCTTCGATGTCAATTTCATAATGCTTCTCTTTTTCATAATCCACATTTCCAGTTAATTTCACATCACCATTATACGGATCTACCTCGAACAGTTCAGTAACATCTTCTTCTGTGTTAGAAATCGAATATGTTACTTTTGCATTTGAACCTTCATCTGCGTCAGAGGCGCTTATTGTAGTTAAAACGGTTCCTCGAGGCTCATTCTCTATTAAAGAGGCTTTATAAACAGATTGAGCACAAATAGGTACATTGTCATTAGCATCAAGTACGGTAATACGTATCTGCACCGTGCCTGACATCTGGGGGTCGCCGCCATCCATTGCCGTTAACGTCAATAACAGCTCATCCTGTTTTTCTCTATCTAATGGTTTCTGTTGAACCATTTCTACCTTTTTACTACCATCTGGCAAACTGTGTAATTTTAGGTGAAAATTATCCGTTGGTTTAAGCGAGTATGcttgcagtccatttacaccaACATCCGGATCCATTGCTTTCTCCAGCAGAAATCTCGCACCAGGCAAAGACGACTCGATTATCTCAAACCgcatttctgtctttttaaaactcGGCGCATTATCGTTTATGTCCAAGATCTCTACAGTGATGCCGTAATATTCAATCGGGTTTTCCAGAACGATCTGGAAATGTAAAGCGCAAGGGCTCGTCTTTCCGCACAGTCCTTCGCGATCTATTCTCTCTTTAATAAGGAGGACCCCTCTTTCTTTATTCAGTTCAACATATTCAGTGCCGTCTCCAGTATATACGTGAGCATTACCAGATTTTAATCTTTTTACATCTAACCCTAGATCCTGCACTATATTACCAACGAACGACCCTTTAGGCATTTCCTCTGGTACTGAATAGCTAACCTGCCCACATACTGAAccaagagaaaagagagagatgatCAGCCGTACTTGCCAAGTCATTGTTCTGTGTGAAATTCTTCTGGCGTCTCGATAGTGCGAAAATCATAACATCCGCAATACAATAGTTCATACGCAGAACAGACAATCCAATgagaatggaaaatattttttagtcgcataaaaacaagtgaaaaatcTCGAGATGTCCCCAGTTAGTGGTTTACAGATCAACTGCGCGAGATGTGGAGTTCTCCCTGCATTTTACAGGGAGATGGCAGGGGAGGTCCTATTGTAAGTGTGCTCACAATCAGCACCACACCGATCAACAGCGGCGCTCGGAGTTCATATACAGAACTGCAAAATCTTAACTTAAAAATATGCTGTTGTTTAATTAAAGTGCAGCCACATGCAATATGGATAAACATACaattacaaatataattataaGAGGCTTGAAGGTGGATTGTAGAAGAACCAATGGCCATCTGCAAGATAGCTTGCTACTCAACTGAAATGAAAGAGTGAAAAATTCCGCCCCTGCTATAACATTCTTTTGGTCTAAACCAGCCTCTTAAGACCAATCTCGTCGTATTAGTCCTTCCTCAGTAGGAAAAAAACTAAGTAGAATTCAGTACACATTTGTTCATCCTGTTATATAAAGAATAAACTATGAAACAataaacttttcatttttttgaagctttaaaaatattactgtgAAAGTCACATCTAATAGTGGCATATCTAATGCGTTATGACTTAAAGGCTAACCAAAAACTAGGGCAACTCAAACGAAACACCGTATTTAATTACACCTAAACACCAGAATGTGAACTTGAAAGTGGTTTGTTTTGATCAATCAGAAGTGTtttgaaaactatttttaaagtaaagtaTATTTACAAAGACCTATTTTATGTGtggctgaaatataaataactgGAGCATAAGTAACTCACGTAAACTACTGTCCAACTAATGCCCGATGTATAGGATTTCAGTTTTAgaatatgtttttgattggcacAGGTTTTACAGACCTACCAGCTTTAGAATGGccagtcagaaaaaaaaggaacaaaagtGAAAGTCAGAATTCAGTCTGCATCTATCTTTAACTTCGACTTCCAACAGAAAAGTGTCCGCTTTTGTTCACAAACGCGGTTTGGCGAGTTAATTCTATTTATTTCTCAgctcattaacatttttatgaagACAAAAGTGACCACTTGAATTCAGCCCAAAAAACTCACCTGATTCTCTGAATCATCACTGCCCCCCCTTTCCAGCACATGGGGTAGTGTCTGTGTTCCACTGGCGTCCAGACTAATGATGCTCTCACTGCAGGGTCTGACGTACTTCATATCGCTCTTTCTCGAGTCAGTCGTCCTGCACAACTCATAATTATACGCATGCTGCAGAGTTCCAGTGCCTCCAACGTCTGCGTAAAGCGGCGGATAATATGGGATAACAGGGAGATTTCCATTGGATTTATAAAACAATCGTTCACGTCTCCATCTATAGCACTTCACTGAAACGATGGCAATTATGGATATAATAAAAAGAAACGAAATCACTGACAGGGCcaggattaaataaaatgtaagacTGTCATTGTAATCCTTGTCGTGCGTTAAGTCAGTGAATTCCGAGAGCACTTCTGGGAAGCTGTCCGCCACCGCTACGTTGACATTAACTGTAGCTGAGCGAGAGGGCTGCCCGTTGTCCTCCACAACAACAGTTAATCGTTGCTTCACAGCATCTTTATCAGTCACCGGACGTAAAGTTCTTATTTCTCCATTCTGTAAACCCACTTCAAAGAGAGCCCTGTCTGTCGCTTTCAGCAGTTTATATGAGAGCCAGGAATTCTGTCCCGAGTCCACATCAATGGCGACAATTTTAGTTACAAGATAGCCAACTTCTGCTGAGCGAGGCACGATTTCAGCCACCAGAGAGACACCAGTCAGTAATGGATAGAGAATCTGAGGCGCATTATCATTCTGGTCTTGAATAAATATCTTCACCGTTACATTGCTACTCAGTGGAGGAGAGCCTCCATCTTGCGCTTTTACGCGGAACTGGAAATGCTTAATCTGCTCGTAGTCAAAAGAGCGCACTGCGTGGATGACTCCAGTGTCAGAGTTCACTGACACATACGAAGAAACAGAGACACCATTAACAGTCCCTTCCTCTAGTATATAAGAAACACGGGCATTCTCGTTCCAATCGGCATCTCTGGCTTTGACTGAAAATATGGAGAGGCCCGGgctgttattttctttaatgtgaACTTCGTATGAACTCTTTTCAAATGCGGGCGCGTTGTCATTCACATCTGACACTTGCACGGTGACAGTGACGCTACTTGAGAGAGAAGGTACTCCCCCATCAGAGCAAGTGACACTGATGTTAAACTCAGTGTTCGTCTCTCGGTCCAAAACATTCTCAGAAACTAAGCTGAAGACTTTAATTGATGTCGATTTAATTGTAAatggaatattttcatttataacgCAACCCACTTGTCCATTCGTACCAGAATCAGCGTCTTGTATATTTATAATTGCAATAACCGTGCCTTCCCCGGAATCTTCGGAAATGAATTTTGATTTTGACATGATATTAATGATAGGCTTGTTATCATTTGTATCAATGACATCCACAATTACTTTACAAGAATCTGAATGTCCTACGTAATCTCTGACTTCGATGTCAATTTCATAATGCTTCTCTTTTTCATAATCCACATTTCCAATTAATTTCACATCACCATTATACTGATCTACCTCAAACAGTTCAGCAACACCCTCTTCTGTGTTAGAAATCGAATAtgttacttttgcatttaaaccTTGATCTGCGTCAGAGGCGCTTATTGTAGTTAAAACGGTTCCTCGAGGCTCATTCTCTGTTAAAGAGGCCTTATAAACAGAATGAGCACAGATAGGCGCATTATCATTAGCATCAAGCACGGTGATACGTATCTGCACCGTGCCTGACAACTGAGGGTCGCCGCCATCCATTGCCGTTAACGTCAATAAGAGCTCATCCTGTTTTTCTCTATCTAATGGTTTCTGTAGAACCATTTCTACCTTTTTACTACCATCTGGCAAACTGTGTAATTTTAGGTTGAAATTATCAATTGGTTTAAGCGAGTATCcctgcagtccatttacaccaACATCCGGATCCATTGCTTTCTCCAGCAGAAATCTCGCACCAGGCAAAGACGACTCGACAATCTCAAAACgcatttctgtctttttaaaactcGGCGCATTGTCGTTTATGTCCAAGATCTCTACAGTGATACCATAATATTCAATCGGGTTTTCCAGAATGATCTGGAAATGTAAAGCACAAGGGCTCGTCTTTCCGCACAGTCCTTCGCGATCTATTCTCTCTTTAATAAGAAGGACTCCCCTTTCTTTATTCAGTTCAACATATTCAGTGTCGTCTCCAGTATAAACATGAGCATTACCAGATTTCAATCTTTTTACATCTAACCCTAGATCCTGCACTATATTACCAACTAACGACCCTTTAGGCATTTCCTCTGGTACTGAATAGCTAACCTGCCCACATACTGAACCAAGCGAAAGGAGAGAGATGATCAGCCGTACTTGCCAGGTCATTGTTCTGTGTGAAATTCTTTTGGCGTCTCGATAGTGCGAAAATCGTAACATCCGTAATACAATAGTTCATACGCATAATATAGAATCCAATGAGaatggaaaatatgtttgtaGTCCCACAGAAACAAATGAAGAAGCTGAAGATGTCCGCAGTTAGTGGTTTATATATCAACTGCGCGAGACGCACGGTTCTCCCTGCTGTTTACAGGGAGATGGCAGGGGTGGTCCTATTGTAAATGTGCTCACAATCAGCACCACACCGATCAACAGCGGCGCTCGGAGTTCATACACAGAACTGCAAAATCTTAACTTAAATGATATACTGTTGTCTACCTAAGGTGCAACTCCATACAGTATGGATAAACATACatataattacaaatataaatacaggaCGATTGAAATTGGATTTCAGAAGTACCAATGGGCATCTGCAAGATGGCTTGCTACTGTATCAACTGAAATGAAAGAGTGGATTTTTCGGCTCCTCCTATAACATTCTTTTGGTCTAAACCAGCCTCTTAAGACCAATCTCGTCATATTAGTTCTTCCTCAGTAGGAAAAAACTAAGGAGAATTCTTTCCATATTTGCCAATCCTGTTATATAAAGAATAAACTATGAGGCAATAAACTTTTTATTTCCTTgaagctttaaaaatattactgtgAAAATCACATCTAAAAGTGGCATATCTAATGCGTTATGACCAAAACACTAACTAAAAACCAAGGCAACTAAAATTAAATACCGTATTTAAATACACCTAAAGACCAGCTTGTGAACTTGAAATCGGTTTGTTTTGATCAATCAGAAGTGTtttgaaaactatttttaaagtGAAGTATATTTACAAAGAGCTATTTTATGTGTGACTTAAATACAAACAACTGGAACACAAGTAACTCCCGTAAACTACTGTCCAACTAATGCCCAATGTATAGGATTTCAGTTTTAGAATGCTTTTGATTGCCACGGTTTTTACAGACCTGCCAGCTTTAGAATggccagtcaaaaaaaaaaaaaaaaaggaatacaagTGAAGGTCAGGATTCAGTCTGCATCTATCTTTAACTTCGACTTCCAACTGAAAAGTGTCCGCTTTTATTCACAAACGCGGTTTAGCgagttatttgtatttattcctgaactcattagcatttttataaagACAAAAGTGACACTTGAATTCAGCCCAACAAACTCACCTGATTCTCTGAATCATCACAGCCCCCCTTTTCCAGCACATGGGGAAGTGTCTGTGTTCCACTGGCGTCCAGACTAATGATGCTCTCACTGCAGGGTCTGACGTACTTCATATCGCTTTTTCTCGAGTCAGTCGTCCTGCACAACTCATAATTATACGCATGCTGCAGAGTTCCAGTGCCTCCAACGTCTGCGTAAAGGGGCGGATAATATGGAATAACTGGGAGATTTCCATTGGATTTATAAAACAATCGCTCACGCCTCCATCTGTAGCACTTCACTGAAACGATGGCAATTATGGATATAATAAAAAGGAATGAAATCACTGACAGGGCCAGGATTAAATAAAACGTAAGACTGTCATTG
It contains:
- the LOC135250064 gene encoding protocadherin gamma-A11-like isoform X18, with the protein product MLRFSHYRDAKRISHRTMTWQVRLIISLLSLGSVCGQVSYSVPEEMPKGSLVGNIVQDLGLDVKRLKSGNAHVYTGDDTEYVELNKERGVLLIKERIDREGLCGKTSPCALHFQIILENPIEYYGITVEILDINDNAPSFKKTEMRFEIVESSLPGARFLLEKAMDPDVGVNGLQGYSLKPIDNFNLKLHSLPDGSKKVEMVLQKPLDREKQDELLLTLTAMDGGDPQLSGTVQIRITVLDANDNAPICAHSVYKASLTENEPRGTVLTTISASDADQGLNAKVTYSISNTEEGVAELFEVDQYNGDVKLIGNVDYEKEKHYEIDIEVRDYVGHSDSCKVIVDVIDTNDNKPIINIMSKSKFISEDSGEGTVIAIINIQDADSGTNGQVGCVINENIPFTIKSTSIKVFSLVSENVLDRETNTEFNISVTCSDGGVPSLSSSVTVTVQVSDVNDNAPAFEKSSYEVHIKENNSPGLSIFSVKARDADWNENARVSYILEEGTVNGVSVSSYVSVNSDTGVIHAVRSFDYEQIKHFQFRVKAQDGGSPPLSSNVTVKIFIQDQNDNAPQILYPLLTGVSLVAEIVPRSAEVGYLVTKIVAIDVDSGQNSWLSYKLLKATDRALFEVGLQNGEIRTLRPVTDKDAVKQRLTVVVEDNGQPSRSATVNVNVAVADSFPEVLSEFTDLTHDKDYNDSLTFYLILALSVISFLFIISIIAIVSVKCYRWRRERLFYKSNGNLPVIPYYPPLYADVGGTGTLQHAYNYELCRTTDSRKSDMKYVRPCSESIISLDASGTQTLPHVLERGGSDDSENQQKPPNTDWRFSQNQRPGTSGQHKYNTTQIRWTPYGKARAAPPPEAAVGTGPWPNPPTEAEQLQALMAAANEVSEATATLGPGTMGLSTRYSPQFTLQHVPDYRQNVYIPGSTATLTANQQQQQQQQQQPPQPALPQPPPQAEAPKAAQTPASKKKSAKKDKK